One Eubalaena glacialis isolate mEubGla1 chromosome 11, mEubGla1.1.hap2.+ XY, whole genome shotgun sequence DNA segment encodes these proteins:
- the TEF gene encoding thyrotroph embryonic factor isoform X1: MSDAGGGKKPPVEPQAGPGPGPGRAAGERGLPGSFPLVLKKLMENPPREARLDKEKGKEKLEEDEAAAASTMAVSASLMPPIWDKTIPYDGESFHLEYMDLDEFLLENGIPASPTHLAQNLLLPVAELEGKESASSSTASPPSSSTAVFQPSETVSSTESSLEKERETPSPIDPNCVEVDVNFNPDPADLVLSSVPGGELFNPRKHKFAEEDLKPQPMIKKAKKVFVPDEQKDEKYWTRRKKNNVAAKRSRDARRLKENQITIRAAFLEKENTALRTEVAELRKEVGKCKSIVSKYETKYGPL; the protein is encoded by the exons ATGTCCGACGCGGGCGGCGGAAAGAAGCCGCCTGTAGAGCCGCAGGCGGGGCCGGGCCCGGGGCCGGGGCGCGCAGCCGGGGAAAGGGGCCTGCCGGGCTCCTTCCCTCTGGTCCTGAAGAAGCTGATGGAGAACCCCCCGCGCGAGGCGCGCCTAG ataaggaaaaggggaaggaaaagctGGAGGAAGACGAGGCTGCAGCAGCCAGCACCATGGCCGTCTCTGCCTCCCTCATGCCACCCATCTGGGACAAGACCATCCCATATGATGGCGAGTCTTTCCACCTGGAGTACATGGACCTGGATGAGTTCCTGCTGGAGAATGGCATCCCTGCCAGCCCCACCCACCTGGCCCAGAACCTGCTGCTGCCTGTGGCTGAGCTAGAAGGGAAGGAGTCGGCCAGCTCCTCCACGGCGTCCCCACCATCCTCCTCCACCGCTGTCTTTCAGCCCTCGGAAACCGTGTCTAGCACAG AATCCTCCctggaaaaggagagggagacaCCCAGTCCCATCGACCCCAACTGCGTGGAGGTGGATGTGAACTTCAATCCCGACCCTGCCGACCTGGTCCTCTCCAGTGTGCCGGGCGGGGAGCTGTTCAACCCTCGGAAGCACAAGTTTGCAGAGGAGGACCTGAAGCCCCAGCCCATGATCAAAAAGGCCAAGAAGGTCTTTGTCCCCGATGAGCAGAAG GACGAAAAGTACTGGACGAGACGCAAGAAGAACAACGTGGCGGCCAAGCGGTCCCGGGACGCCCGGCGCCTGAAGGAGAACCAGATCACCATCAGGGCGGCCTTCCTGGAGAAGGAGAACACAGCCCTGCGGACGGAGGTGGCGGAGCTGCGCAAGGAGGTGGGCAAGTGCAAGAGCATCGTGTCCAAGTACGAGACCAAGTATGGGCCCTTGTAA